The following proteins come from a genomic window of Acidobacteriota bacterium:
- a CDS encoding aminopeptidase P N-terminal domain-containing protein — MVVKKVLVASFVCLAALAVLPAQAPLFTGAFPPEEFAARRARVMERIGDGAAVLQGAAESPAYVKFRQNNQFFYLTGVEVPRAIAIVDGRTRRTTVFLQPRDERAERSEGPALVPGAEAEKLTGADAVRPREEFAAALAALAAEGRTVYLPHRPEALGAATPGYTQMHAQKSAADPWDGRKSREQAFIDSVRAKAPAVTIKDLDPILDELRLVKSAREIDVMRESTRLAGLAMMEAMRAARPGLYEYEIEAIGDYIFKKHNAQGFAYFGLVATGTNAAWPHYHAAQARLMDGDLVLFDYAPDYKYYASDVTRMFPANGRWSADQRELYTVYLKMYQALMTSIRPNAEPRAILVEAGGRMQSIVSAFTFSSEKNRAAAQRFAAGFTQPRPNAMLGHWIGMEVHDVTGPYTTLKPGMMFTIEPALTIPEDRVYIRLEDAIVITETGYENMSGFVPVDPDAIEKLMAEESPLERLDRRGAPTASR, encoded by the coding sequence ATGGTCGTCAAAAAGGTCCTCGTCGCGTCGTTCGTCTGTCTGGCCGCGCTCGCCGTGCTGCCGGCGCAGGCGCCGCTCTTCACCGGCGCGTTTCCGCCCGAGGAATTCGCGGCGCGCCGCGCGCGCGTGATGGAACGCATTGGCGATGGCGCCGCGGTCCTGCAGGGGGCCGCCGAGTCGCCGGCCTACGTCAAGTTCCGGCAGAACAACCAGTTCTTCTATTTGACCGGCGTGGAAGTTCCGCGCGCGATCGCGATCGTCGACGGCCGAACCCGCAGGACGACCGTGTTCCTGCAGCCGCGTGACGAGCGAGCGGAGCGTTCCGAGGGCCCGGCGCTCGTGCCCGGGGCGGAAGCGGAAAAGCTGACGGGCGCCGACGCGGTGCGCCCGCGCGAGGAGTTCGCCGCCGCGCTCGCGGCGCTCGCCGCGGAGGGGCGCACGGTGTACCTGCCGCACCGGCCCGAGGCGCTCGGCGCCGCCACCCCGGGCTACACGCAGATGCACGCGCAGAAGTCCGCCGCCGATCCGTGGGACGGCCGCAAGTCACGCGAGCAGGCGTTCATCGACAGCGTCCGCGCCAAGGCGCCGGCCGTCACGATCAAGGACCTCGACCCGATTCTCGACGAGCTGCGCCTCGTGAAGAGCGCGCGAGAGATTGACGTGATGCGCGAGTCCACGCGGCTCGCGGGGCTCGCGATGATGGAAGCCATGCGCGCGGCACGCCCCGGCTTGTACGAGTACGAGATCGAAGCGATCGGCGACTACATCTTCAAGAAACACAACGCGCAGGGGTTCGCGTACTTCGGGCTGGTCGCGACGGGAACGAACGCCGCCTGGCCGCACTACCACGCCGCGCAGGCGCGGCTGATGGATGGCGACCTGGTTCTGTTCGACTACGCGCCGGACTACAAGTACTACGCCTCGGACGTGACCCGCATGTTTCCGGCCAACGGCCGCTGGAGTGCGGACCAGCGGGAGCTGTACACGGTCTACCTGAAGATGTACCAGGCGCTGATGACGTCGATTCGGCCGAACGCCGAGCCGAGGGCGATCCTCGTGGAGGCCGGCGGCAGGATGCAGTCCATCGTGTCCGCGTTCACGTTCAGCAGCGAGAAGAATCGCGCGGCCGCGCAGCGATTTGCCGCCGGCTTCACGCAGCCTCGCCCCAATGCGATGCTGGGACACTGGATCGGCATGGAGGTGCACGACGTGACCGGGCCGTATACGACGTTGAAGCCCGGCATGATGTTCACCATCGAGCCGGCGCTGACGATCCCGGAAGACCGGGTGTACATCCGCCTCGAAGATGCCATCGTGATCACCGAGACCGGTTACGAGAACATGTCCGGTTTCGTGCCGGTGGATCCCGACGCGATCGAAAAGCTGATGGCGGAGGAGTCGCCGCTGGAGCGGCTCGATCGACGTGGCGCGCCAACCGCGTCGCGATAG
- a CDS encoding tetratricopeptide repeat protein: MPASAEPAQPFVRHVIVFSGKLSSLGRREAQQLVERLGGEVDDEVTQRTTLLVVGGSDAAGARAPGHVQVISEDEFCRRAGVPSTSDLRKQFHRVRDIRAMYPTIREDHLRYMEKWGLVTPVARAGADRYYEFSDLLVIKQVSNQLEQGTPMRTVLRAMLAARNGQLTFDFRKVTDGAQQARVIALERRPAAGQRQAPSYAADPQEALAAKYFMQAASLDDAGDADKQEQAAAAYRKALVIDPDLVPAIVNLANIHYAHDELIEAQALYERAIILDPECFEAHFNLGNIHHDLGRYDDALVCYRDAVALNGGYADAHFYLAVTLEKMGHSQEAKPHWKAYQRLAPDGEWVELAREFSD; the protein is encoded by the coding sequence GTGCCTGCTTCCGCCGAGCCCGCTCAGCCGTTCGTCCGCCACGTCATCGTCTTTTCCGGGAAACTCTCGTCGCTCGGCCGGCGCGAGGCGCAGCAGCTCGTCGAGCGCCTCGGCGGGGAAGTGGACGACGAGGTCACGCAGAGGACGACGCTGCTTGTCGTCGGCGGGTCCGATGCGGCGGGCGCGCGCGCCCCCGGCCACGTGCAGGTGATCTCCGAGGACGAGTTCTGCCGCCGCGCCGGCGTGCCGTCAACCTCCGATCTCCGCAAGCAGTTCCACCGCGTGCGCGACATCCGCGCGATGTACCCGACCATCCGCGAGGATCACCTCCGCTACATGGAGAAATGGGGGCTCGTCACGCCCGTGGCGCGCGCGGGCGCGGACCGCTACTACGAGTTCTCGGACCTGCTCGTGATCAAGCAGGTGAGCAACCAGCTCGAGCAGGGAACGCCGATGCGGACGGTGCTGCGGGCGATGCTCGCCGCGCGCAACGGCCAACTCACCTTCGACTTCCGCAAGGTCACCGATGGCGCCCAGCAGGCGCGCGTGATCGCGCTCGAGCGCCGGCCGGCCGCCGGGCAGAGGCAGGCGCCCAGCTACGCGGCCGATCCCCAGGAGGCGCTTGCCGCGAAGTACTTCATGCAGGCCGCCTCACTGGACGATGCCGGCGATGCCGACAAGCAGGAACAGGCCGCCGCGGCTTACCGCAAGGCGCTGGTGATCGATCCCGACCTCGTGCCGGCCATCGTCAATCTCGCGAACATCCACTACGCGCACGACGAGCTGATCGAGGCCCAGGCGCTCTACGAGCGCGCGATCATCCTCGACCCCGAGTGCTTCGAGGCGCACTTCAACCTGGGCAACATCCACCACGATCTCGGGCGGTACGATGACGCGCTGGTCTGTTACCGGGACGCGGTGGCGCTCAACGGCGGCTACGCCGACGCGCACTTCTACCTGGCAGTCACGCTGGAGAAGATGGGGCACTCGCAGGAAGCGAAGCCGCACTGGAAGGCCTACCAGCGGCTCGCGCCGGACGGGGAGTGGGTGGAGCTCGCGCGCGAGTTCAGCGACTAA
- a CDS encoding AMP-binding protein — protein sequence MRRETLLDFFDDFASLERTFLVHDDGYRVREFTYAQVGALARAFAARLRGAGLAKGDSLIIWSENRPEWVVAMWGALVEGIVVVPIDFRVSVDFLWRVQDKTRARLVLAGDDVKIGDARPGVDVWRIRELASSEVRGQRSGAREGIRAGDTAEIIFTSGATAEPKGVVITHRNILANIVPIEREMAKYRRSIRLVSPLRFLNLLPLSHMFGQAMATFIPPMLPGLVVFSHSYNPQEITRLIKARRISVLVCVPKVLEVLKEHVGRTLPEAEAPGVPSGHWAKRWWAYRRVHRLLGYKFWAFVVGAAPLDPALEEYWSRLGFAVIQGYGLTETAPIVTLNHPLKARRGTVGSPIAGVQVKIAEDGEVLVRGENVTTGYYNAPGETSAAFEDGWLHTGDIGSIDESGRLTIRGRKKEMIVTPEGLNVFPEDVERAIDAQAGVVESAVVGTSAGGAREERVHAVLVLQPGADPDAIVRGANAMLEDHQRVRSFSVWPGEALPRTEGTAKLRRKEIQRWAGGASVAEGSRTRGAAAAVPEVVSRFAQQRTVAPETTVEELGLSSLERVELMMALEEAFDVSIDEQAFAEARTIAELEKLVRRLPEAEAARPGAAHAAAGAGAAPPSRGLEAAERGIAFPRWNRSLPARAVRRASLPTWILPIARVFARTRVDGLEHLRDMAGPVVFAANHQSHLDTPVILWSLPPRWRYRVAPAMAKEFFKAHFFPAQHTRTQYLTNSLNYYLAALFFNAFPLPQRETGARQALRYAGELVSEGYSILIFPEGRRTQEGEISGFRPGVAMMASRLDVPVVPVRIDGLDKVLPQRARMARPGFVRVAFGAPLQLEGEDYAALAQKVEDAVRAL from the coding sequence ATGCGTCGCGAGACGCTTCTCGATTTCTTCGACGACTTCGCCAGCCTCGAGCGGACCTTTCTCGTCCACGACGACGGGTACCGCGTGCGGGAGTTCACCTACGCGCAGGTGGGCGCGCTCGCGCGGGCGTTCGCCGCGCGCCTGCGCGGCGCCGGGCTCGCGAAGGGGGACAGCCTGATCATCTGGAGCGAGAACCGCCCGGAGTGGGTCGTCGCGATGTGGGGCGCGCTCGTCGAGGGCATCGTCGTCGTGCCGATCGACTTCCGCGTGTCGGTCGATTTCCTCTGGCGCGTGCAGGACAAGACGCGCGCCCGCCTCGTGCTGGCCGGAGACGACGTGAAGATCGGCGACGCGCGCCCGGGCGTGGACGTGTGGCGGATCAGGGAGCTGGCATCTTCAGAGGTCAGAGGTCAGAGGTCGGGTGCCAGGGAGGGCATCCGCGCGGGAGACACGGCGGAGATCATCTTCACGTCCGGCGCGACGGCGGAGCCCAAAGGCGTCGTCATCACCCACCGCAACATCCTCGCGAACATCGTCCCGATCGAGCGCGAGATGGCGAAGTACCGCCGCTCCATCCGGCTCGTCTCGCCGCTGCGTTTCCTCAATCTCCTGCCGCTCAGCCACATGTTCGGACAGGCGATGGCGACCTTCATCCCGCCAATGCTGCCCGGGCTCGTCGTCTTTTCCCACAGCTACAACCCGCAGGAGATCACGCGGCTGATCAAGGCGCGGCGCATCTCGGTGCTCGTGTGCGTGCCGAAGGTGCTGGAGGTGCTCAAGGAGCATGTCGGGCGGACGCTGCCGGAGGCGGAAGCGCCGGGGGTTCCGTCCGGACACTGGGCGAAGCGCTGGTGGGCGTATCGGCGCGTGCACCGGCTCCTCGGCTACAAGTTCTGGGCGTTCGTGGTCGGCGCGGCGCCGCTGGATCCGGCGCTCGAGGAATATTGGTCGCGGCTCGGGTTCGCGGTCATCCAGGGCTACGGGCTGACGGAGACCGCGCCGATCGTGACGCTCAACCACCCCCTGAAGGCACGGCGCGGCACCGTCGGCTCGCCCATCGCCGGCGTGCAGGTGAAGATCGCCGAAGACGGCGAAGTCCTCGTTCGCGGCGAAAACGTCACGACCGGCTACTACAACGCGCCGGGTGAAACCTCCGCCGCGTTCGAGGATGGGTGGCTGCACACGGGAGACATCGGGTCGATCGACGAGTCCGGGCGGCTGACGATCCGCGGGCGCAAGAAGGAGATGATCGTCACCCCGGAGGGGCTGAACGTGTTCCCCGAAGACGTCGAGCGCGCGATTGACGCGCAGGCCGGTGTCGTCGAATCGGCGGTCGTGGGAACGAGCGCGGGGGGCGCGCGCGAAGAACGGGTGCACGCGGTGCTCGTGCTGCAGCCGGGCGCCGATCCGGACGCCATCGTGCGCGGCGCCAACGCGATGCTGGAGGACCACCAGCGCGTGCGGTCGTTTTCCGTGTGGCCGGGCGAAGCGCTCCCGCGCACGGAAGGAACGGCGAAGCTGCGGCGGAAGGAGATCCAGCGCTGGGCCGGCGGCGCAAGCGTGGCGGAGGGATCGCGCACGCGCGGCGCGGCGGCGGCGGTGCCGGAGGTCGTGTCGCGATTCGCACAGCAGCGCACCGTCGCCCCGGAGACGACGGTCGAAGAGCTGGGCCTCAGCTCGCTCGAGCGCGTCGAGCTGATGATGGCGCTCGAGGAAGCGTTCGATGTGTCGATCGACGAGCAGGCGTTCGCCGAGGCGCGGACGATCGCCGAGCTCGAGAAGCTGGTGCGCCGCCTGCCCGAGGCCGAAGCCGCGCGTCCCGGCGCCGCGCATGCGGCTGCGGGGGCCGGGGCGGCTCCGCCTTCCAGGGGATTGGAAGCCGCAGAGCGCGGCATCGCGTTTCCCCGCTGGAACCGCTCGCTGCCGGCGCGCGCCGTCCGCCGGGCGAGCCTGCCCACGTGGATTCTCCCAATCGCGCGGGTGTTCGCGCGGACGCGCGTCGATGGACTCGAGCACCTTCGCGACATGGCGGGCCCGGTCGTCTTCGCGGCCAACCACCAGAGCCACCTGGACACGCCGGTCATTCTCTGGTCTCTTCCGCCGCGCTGGCGCTACCGCGTGGCGCCGGCGATGGCAAAAGAGTTCTTCAAGGCGCACTTCTTTCCGGCACAGCACACGCGGACGCAGTACCTGACCAACAGCCTGAACTACTACCTTGCCGCGTTGTTCTTCAACGCGTTCCCGCTGCCGCAGCGCGAAACCGGCGCGCGCCAGGCGCTGCGTTACGCGGGCGAACTCGTCAGTGAGGGGTATTCGATCCTGATCTTCCCCGAAGGGCGACGCACCCAGGAAGGGGAGATCAGTGGGTTCCGGCCGGGTGTGGCCATGATGGCGTCGCGACTGGACGTGCCGGTCGTGCCCGTCCGGATCGACGGCCTCGACAAGGTGCTGCCCCAGCGGGCCCGGATGGCGCGCCCGGGGTTCGTGCGGGTGGCGTTCGGCGCGCCGCTCCAGCTCGAAGGCGAAGATTATGCCGCGCTGGCGCAGAAGGTGGAGGACGCGGTTCGCGCCCTATAA
- the glk gene encoding glucokinase: MILAGDIGGTKTLLGIYRRAPERPEAIASREFTTLAHASLGAMVREFLKGHAGAGRIEAAAFGVAGVVRDEIARLTNVPWVVDGAQIVQEFGVSSVTLLNDLEAMAYAVPVLAGDELAVLQEGEAQPDGNAALIAAGTGLGEALLHNVDGRFIPSPSEGGHADFAPRTPREIELLEELMRAYGRVDYEQVASGLGLINLFKFTHGGPCPALGNPTDSAAIPPALTAAALGRRCPACVEALDIFVSVYGAEAGNLALRSVATAGVYVGGGIAPKIMPALESGLFMDAFRDKTPMSDLLAAIPVYVILNAEAGLLGAAVYANGAA, encoded by the coding sequence ATGATCCTCGCGGGAGACATCGGCGGGACGAAAACGCTGCTCGGCATCTACCGCCGCGCCCCGGAACGCCCGGAGGCGATCGCCTCTCGCGAGTTCACGACGCTGGCACACGCGTCGTTGGGCGCCATGGTGCGCGAGTTCCTCAAGGGGCACGCCGGCGCGGGGCGGATCGAAGCCGCCGCGTTCGGCGTCGCCGGGGTGGTGCGCGACGAAATCGCGCGGCTGACCAACGTCCCCTGGGTGGTGGACGGCGCGCAGATCGTGCAGGAGTTCGGCGTCAGCTCGGTGACGCTCCTCAACGATCTCGAGGCGATGGCCTACGCCGTGCCGGTTCTCGCGGGCGACGAGCTGGCGGTGCTGCAGGAGGGGGAGGCGCAGCCGGATGGTAACGCCGCGCTGATCGCCGCGGGCACCGGGCTCGGCGAGGCGCTGCTGCACAACGTGGACGGGCGGTTCATCCCTTCGCCGTCGGAAGGTGGGCACGCCGATTTCGCGCCGCGCACGCCGCGCGAGATCGAGCTGCTCGAAGAGCTCATGCGGGCGTACGGCCGCGTGGATTACGAGCAGGTGGCATCGGGGCTCGGTCTCATCAATCTTTTCAAGTTCACGCACGGCGGCCCGTGCCCGGCGCTCGGCAATCCGACCGATTCGGCGGCGATCCCGCCCGCGCTGACCGCCGCGGCGCTGGGCAGGCGGTGCCCGGCGTGCGTCGAGGCGCTCGACATCTTCGTCTCGGTCTACGGCGCGGAGGCGGGCAACCTGGCGCTGCGGTCGGTGGCGACGGCCGGCGTGTACGTGGGAGGCGGCATCGCGCCGAAGATCATGCCCGCACTCGAGTCCGGCCTCTTTATGGACGCGTTCCGCGACAAGACGCCGATGTCCGACCTGCTGGCCGCGATTCCCGTGTACGTGATCCTCAACGCGGAGGCCGGGCTGCTCGGCGCAGCCGTGTACGCCAACGGCGCGGCCTAG
- a CDS encoding tetratricopeptide repeat protein has protein sequence MPAALAGIFALKLVVLWQLADHPLLQPGGGLDADYYFHLAQRVAGGDLLLAPGLYFVSPLYIYFLAAGLAVPGGSLFVVKVLQIALGAAACGLVWLTAREWFGERAAWIAMAFAAFTGVFTFYEVLILQAALDPFLTAFDLWLLTLALTRGGARWPLAAGAALALHSLNRPNLFLVGAGLGLMLFSRPGTRRTALAAALGAALVFLPVSLRNAVAAGTFMPIPSHGGLNLYIGNNPAADGTYRSVEGITPNIAGQAADAKRVAEQAEGRPLTDAEVSSHFTRRTLQWIRDRPADAARLLARKVAFTLNHAFLTLNYSYPFYRDESAALRLLAVGPLILVPLGLVGLFTYWIRGEKPRAGYAVFAAAVPLLIVSIAIFFVAARYRVPLLVPLCVTSGALLDALVRAARARRTAAVPMAAACVLAVGVIAGRDVKLDDARGEEETRMAVWLASNGRAREAEARLSRIRRDDPSLGVAHVRVGQALAAAGRPDEALEHYEAAVKIDPSEPAPRTALARLSGERGVALARQGRDADALRHLARAALLAAGDAPAQLNLAVQLARMERYAEARAAADRALKIDPDYARAREFLAALDHARK, from the coding sequence TTGCCCGCCGCCCTCGCGGGGATCTTCGCCCTCAAGCTCGTCGTCCTCTGGCAGCTCGCGGATCACCCCCTGCTGCAGCCCGGCGGCGGGCTGGACGCGGACTACTACTTTCACCTGGCGCAACGTGTCGCGGGCGGCGACCTGCTGCTCGCGCCCGGCCTCTATTTCGTCTCGCCGCTCTACATCTACTTCCTGGCTGCCGGGCTCGCCGTGCCCGGCGGCTCGCTCTTCGTCGTCAAGGTCCTGCAGATCGCGCTTGGCGCTGCCGCCTGCGGGCTCGTGTGGCTGACCGCCCGCGAATGGTTCGGCGAGCGCGCGGCCTGGATCGCGATGGCCTTCGCGGCGTTCACCGGCGTGTTCACGTTTTACGAAGTGCTCATCCTCCAGGCGGCGCTGGATCCGTTCCTCACGGCGTTCGACCTCTGGCTGCTGACGCTCGCCCTCACGCGCGGCGGGGCGCGCTGGCCGCTCGCTGCCGGCGCCGCCCTCGCGCTGCACTCCCTGAACAGGCCTAACCTTTTCCTCGTGGGGGCAGGTCTTGGGTTGATGCTTTTTTCACGACCCGGCACCAGGCGGACGGCGCTGGCCGCCGCCCTCGGCGCGGCTCTCGTGTTCTTGCCTGTCTCATTGAGGAACGCCGTGGCCGCGGGTACGTTCATGCCGATTCCGTCGCACGGCGGCCTCAATCTGTACATCGGCAACAACCCGGCCGCAGACGGCACGTACCGCTCCGTCGAGGGGATCACGCCCAACATCGCGGGCCAGGCCGCGGACGCGAAACGCGTGGCCGAACAGGCGGAGGGGCGTCCGCTCACCGACGCCGAGGTGTCCTCCCACTTCACGAGAAGAACCCTTCAGTGGATCCGCGACCGGCCCGCGGATGCGGCCCGGCTGCTCGCGCGCAAGGTCGCCTTCACGCTCAATCATGCGTTCCTCACGCTGAATTACAGCTACCCGTTCTACCGCGATGAGTCAGCCGCGCTCCGGCTGCTCGCCGTCGGTCCGCTCATTCTGGTTCCGTTGGGGCTCGTCGGGCTGTTCACGTACTGGATCCGCGGCGAAAAACCGCGCGCAGGCTACGCCGTCTTCGCAGCCGCCGTGCCGCTGCTGATCGTTTCAATCGCGATCTTCTTCGTCGCGGCGCGGTACCGCGTGCCGCTGCTCGTGCCGCTGTGCGTCACGTCTGGCGCGCTCTTGGACGCGCTGGTTCGCGCGGCGCGTGCTCGACGCACCGCGGCCGTGCCGATGGCTGCCGCGTGCGTACTGGCGGTGGGCGTCATCGCGGGACGGGACGTGAAGCTCGATGATGCCCGCGGCGAGGAGGAGACGCGGATGGCCGTCTGGCTTGCGTCGAACGGGCGCGCCCGGGAGGCCGAAGCGCGGCTTTCGCGCATCCGTCGCGACGATCCCTCGCTGGGCGTCGCGCACGTCCGCGTCGGGCAGGCGCTTGCCGCCGCCGGCCGGCCGGACGAGGCGCTGGAGCACTACGAAGCGGCGGTGAAGATCGATCCGTCGGAGCCGGCGCCACGCACCGCGCTCGCGCGCCTGTCAGGCGAGCGGGGCGTGGCCCTCGCGCGCCAGGGGCGGGACGCCGACGCGCTGCGACACCTCGCGCGCGCCGCACTGCTCGCGGCGGGCGACGCGCCCGCGCAGTTGAACCTGGCCGTTCAACTCGCGCGGATGGAGCGGTACGCCGAGGCGCGTGCCGCCGCGGATCGCGCGCTGAAGATCGATCCCGACTACGCGCGCGCCCGGGAGTTCCTTGCCGCCCTCGACCACGCGCGCAAATAG
- the infA gene encoding translation initiation factor IF-1, which yields MSKDDLIDVQGTVVAVHSGGLYRVQCDSGHEVLAQLSGRMRRFRIKVVPGDRVTVGVSPYDPVRGIITFRAR from the coding sequence TTGAGTAAGGACGATCTCATCGATGTTCAGGGCACGGTGGTCGCGGTGCACAGCGGCGGCCTCTACCGTGTCCAATGCGATTCCGGCCACGAAGTATTGGCGCAGTTGAGCGGCCGGATGCGCCGCTTCCGAATCAAAGTGGTCCCTGGCGATCGCGTCACCGTGGGCGTTTCGCCCTATGACCCGGTGCGCGGGATCATCACGTTCCGTGCCCGTTAA
- a CDS encoding TonB-dependent receptor: MRTRYFFIAALLTVVFGGAAAAQQTTGSVSGAVFDQTGAVLQGATVRISGENLPAGRTTTTSDAGLYNFPLVIPGRYTVEAEKTGLGKAARPVEVQLGKDTQTDITIGLTGVQEQVTVTAATPAVDTKSTEVAFNYKADEIQALPLARNYSGLFQLIPGVAENNSFAPSGGASRQDNKYLMDGVDITNPGFGYLSTEVNDLDIAEFNVKRGGITAEFGRAQGFVTNAVSKSGTNQFRGSVKTELRPSSFNSDSNTINSEGQIVKTPSTTDRYLGGFNVGGPLLRDRIFWYGSGQYLRSKTTERTNALGAVPDSTVTTKEIFGKLTGQPGANMYINGGYRYRPSKCELCGIGNQDSPDVARNTESDSRIATVTWNWFPANRTVIDARFIHMEENSSTLPVRDLGFQPAFNPNNLASMGQYTDRSGTITVVRGAWNLRRERIDYKRDEFRSTLTQFFDSPGMSHQLKAGFGIEEGQETLQRLSNGWGLLSIVGAGGSQVQSTYYSDQPAQVSPGRTYSLFVQDDITFGSRLVVNAGLLVNKDEFSQVLAEKNTFLTFGFGDEIQPRIGANYQLREGKGDKVYGNFGRYYNMDQKSSARSLAPQRLFFNDAFFNRATGALISDAPRASTTGKLIDAGIEPTHTDEWLVGYATPLMADWSIDVFFMRRETFDFIEDIPSALPATGPFRAAQLDNAERKYRSFTIELSRPLLNNWSVSASYAWSRLEGNFDLDYSTGAVFNTSSAIQDGPGEFVEDPLRYGPLSQDRSHVLKLFASYIPPMVNNLTLGGYLRAQSGTPWAARGVDWDGGFRRYLEQAGTNRNEFWTNLDLLASYRLPLAGRAGLRLEGRVFNVFNNLTALSVNDRKYRDPRIRPAAAAILAACGTDYACATDIFSAAQTTNQLNPQFGQANDWAPPRRFLLTLQVDF, translated from the coding sequence ATGCGAACGCGGTACTTTTTCATCGCGGCCCTGCTCACCGTCGTGTTCGGCGGCGCGGCGGCCGCGCAACAGACCACCGGGTCGGTTTCGGGGGCCGTTTTCGACCAGACCGGCGCCGTGCTCCAGGGCGCGACGGTGCGAATTTCCGGCGAGAACCTGCCGGCCGGCCGCACGACGACGACGAGCGATGCGGGTCTGTATAACTTCCCGTTGGTGATTCCGGGGCGATACACCGTCGAAGCGGAAAAGACGGGACTCGGCAAGGCGGCGCGCCCGGTCGAAGTGCAGCTCGGCAAGGACACGCAGACGGACATCACGATTGGCCTGACCGGCGTGCAGGAGCAGGTGACGGTGACGGCCGCGACGCCCGCGGTGGACACCAAGTCCACCGAGGTGGCGTTCAACTACAAGGCCGACGAGATCCAGGCGCTGCCGCTGGCGCGCAACTATTCCGGATTGTTCCAGTTGATTCCCGGCGTCGCCGAGAACAACAGCTTCGCCCCGAGCGGCGGAGCGAGCCGCCAGGACAACAAGTATCTGATGGACGGCGTCGATATCACGAACCCCGGGTTCGGCTACCTGTCCACGGAAGTCAACGACCTCGACATCGCCGAGTTCAACGTGAAGCGCGGCGGCATCACCGCGGAGTTCGGGCGCGCCCAGGGATTCGTCACCAACGCGGTCAGCAAGTCGGGAACAAACCAGTTTCGCGGATCGGTGAAGACGGAGCTGAGGCCGAGCAGCTTCAACTCCGACTCGAACACGATCAACAGTGAGGGGCAGATCGTGAAAACGCCCAGCACCACCGATCGATATCTGGGCGGCTTCAACGTCGGCGGCCCATTGCTGCGCGATCGGATCTTCTGGTACGGCTCCGGCCAGTACTTGCGCAGCAAGACGACGGAGCGGACCAATGCCCTCGGAGCCGTCCCTGACAGCACCGTGACCACGAAGGAGATTTTCGGCAAGCTGACCGGGCAGCCGGGCGCGAACATGTACATCAACGGGGGCTACCGCTACCGCCCCTCGAAGTGCGAGCTGTGCGGAATCGGCAACCAGGACTCGCCTGACGTGGCCCGCAACACCGAAAGCGACAGCCGGATTGCGACCGTAACGTGGAACTGGTTCCCGGCGAACCGCACTGTCATCGATGCCCGTTTCATCCACATGGAGGAGAACAGCAGTACCCTTCCCGTTCGGGATCTGGGATTCCAACCTGCGTTCAATCCCAACAACCTGGCCAGCATGGGTCAATACACGGACAGGTCGGGCACGATCACGGTGGTGCGGGGGGCGTGGAATCTCCGGCGGGAGCGCATCGACTACAAGCGTGACGAGTTCCGGTCCACGCTGACGCAGTTCTTCGACTCGCCGGGGATGTCGCACCAGTTGAAGGCGGGTTTCGGGATCGAAGAGGGGCAGGAGACGCTTCAGCGTCTGTCGAACGGCTGGGGGCTGCTCTCGATCGTGGGCGCCGGAGGCTCGCAGGTGCAGTCGACCTACTATTCCGACCAGCCGGCGCAGGTCTCGCCGGGCCGAACCTACAGCCTCTTCGTGCAGGACGACATCACGTTTGGCTCACGCCTGGTGGTGAACGCCGGCCTGCTTGTGAACAAGGATGAGTTCTCCCAGGTCCTGGCCGAGAAGAACACGTTCCTGACCTTCGGGTTCGGCGACGAGATCCAGCCTCGCATCGGCGCGAACTACCAGTTGCGCGAGGGCAAAGGGGACAAGGTCTACGGGAACTTCGGGCGCTACTACAACATGGATCAAAAGAGCAGCGCGCGCTCGCTGGCACCGCAGCGGCTGTTCTTTAACGATGCGTTCTTCAACCGCGCCACGGGCGCGCTCATCTCGGATGCGCCGCGCGCGAGTACGACTGGCAAGCTGATCGACGCCGGGATTGAGCCGACGCACACCGACGAATGGCTCGTCGGGTACGCGACGCCGCTCATGGCGGACTGGAGCATCGACGTTTTCTTCATGCGACGGGAGACGTTCGACTTCATTGAGGACATCCCGTCGGCGCTGCCAGCGACCGGCCCATTCCGCGCAGCGCAGCTCGACAACGCGGAGCGAAAGTACCGATCGTTCACGATCGAGCTGTCGCGTCCGCTCCTGAACAACTGGAGTGTGTCGGCGAGCTACGCGTGGAGCCGACTCGAGGGCAACTTCGACCTGGACTACTCGACCGGTGCGGTTTTCAACACGTCGTCGGCGATCCAGGACGGCCCAGGGGAGTTCGTGGAGGATCCGCTGCGGTACGGGCCGCTCAGCCAGGACCGGTCGCACGTTCTCAAGCTGTTCGCATCGTACATACCGCCCATGGTGAACAACTTGACGCTCGGTGGGTACCTGCGAGCCCAGAGCGGGACACCGTGGGCGGCGCGCGGAGTGGACTGGGACGGCGGGTTCCGCAGGTACCTGGAGCAGGCGGGCACGAACCGGAACGAGTTCTGGACGAACCTCGACCTGCTGGCGTCGTACCGTTTGCCGCTGGCGGGCCGCGCCGGCCTGCGCCTCGAAGGGCGCGTGTTCAACGTCTTCAACAATCTCACAGCCCTGAGCGTCAACGATCGTAAGTATCGGGATCCACGCATCCGGCCGGCGGCGGCGGCGATCCTGGCGGCCTGCGGCACGGACTACGCCTGCGCGACCGACATCTTCTCAGCGGCGCAGACGACGAACCAGCTGAACCCGCAGTTCGGTCAGGCGAACGACTGGGCTCCGCCGCGCAGGTTCCTGCTGACGCTGCAGGTCGACTTCTAG